Proteins encoded within one genomic window of Pelecanus crispus isolate bPelCri1 unplaced genomic scaffold, bPelCri1.pri SCAFFOLD_242, whole genome shotgun sequence:
- the SULT2B1 gene encoding LOW QUALITY PROTEIN: sulfotransferase 2B1 (The sequence of the model RefSeq protein was modified relative to this genomic sequence to represent the inferred CDS: deleted 3 bases in 2 codons) → MSRGYFQHGGVTFPGLLYSPRGLQAARDFPVEDDDVFNVTYQKSGTVWMLEILSLIRSDGDPHWCRSVPNWDRGPWLETVLGLRRARGNPRPRLISSHLPIQLFPKAFFTSKAKVIYTVRNPKDVLVSLYHFARIFRPYKDPGSLEQFLEKFLEGDVPFGSWFEHVRGWLALRGRENFFCISYEELQQDLRGSVERLCAFLGRGLSAAALDAVVANASFAAMSRNRMSNFSLSPLFILDLRRGPFLRKGISGDWKNHLTPEQSARFDRVYREAWAGLGVTFPWDPPPRSSPPTPQPPCPGPPRTPPRRRPLLGPPRTPPP, encoded by the exons ATGTCGCGGGGGTATTTCCAGCACGGTGGCGTCACCTTCCCGGGGCTCCTCTACTCTCCCCGGGGGCTCCAGGCCGCCCGCGATTTCCCCGTGGAGGACGACGACGTCTTCAACGTCACCTACCAGAAATCGG GCACGGTGTGGATGCTGGAGATCCTGAGCCTGATCCGCAGCGACGGGGACCCGCACTGGTGCCGGTCGGTGCCCAACTGGGACCGGGGTCCCTGGCTGGAGAcggtgctggggctgcggcgggcgcgggggaacccccggccccgcctcatcagctcccacctccccatccAGCTCTTCCCCAAGGCTTTCTTCACCTCCAAGGCCAAG GTTATCTACACGGTGAGGAACCCCAAGGACGTCCTGGTTTCCCTCTACCACTTCGCCCGGATTTTCCGGCCCTACAAGGATCCCGGGAGCCTGGAGCAGTTTTTGGAGAAATTCCTGGAGGGAGACG tgcccttCGGGTCCTGGTTCGAGCACGTGCGGGGGTGGCTGGCGCTGCGCGGC CGCGAGAACTTCTTCTGCATCAGCTacgaggagctgcagcag gaCCTGCGCGGCAGCGTGGAGCGGCTCTGCGCCTTCCTGGGCCGGGGGCTGAGCGCGGCGGCGCTGGACGCGGTGGTGGCCAACGCCTCCTTCGCCGCCATGAGCCGCAACCGCATGAGCAACTTCAGCCTCTCCCCGCTCTTCATCCTCGACCTGCGGCGCGGCCCCTTCCTGCGCAAGG GGATCTCCGGCGACTGGAAGAACCACCTGACGCCGGAGCAGAGCGCCCGCTTCGACCGGGTCTACCGGGAG GCATGGGCCGGGCTGGGGGTCACcttcccctgggacccccccccccgcagctccccccccacccctcagcccccctgcccgggaccccccaggacccccccgaGGAGGAGACccctcctgggaccccccaggacccccccaccctga